In the Streptomyces sp. FXJ1.172 genome, one interval contains:
- a CDS encoding alpha/beta hydrolase — protein sequence MARTSVTFDSAGIEIAGHLYTPDSPASGPRPAVVVGHPGSGVKEQAAGLYASRLAEQGFVALAFDSAFQGESGGLPRGLEDPAHRVEDLKAAVSFLTTRDEVDADRIGALGICASGGYVLTATGSDHRIKAVATVSGVDIARQFRLGADGTQDPAVFQGMLDAAAQARTAAARGAEPAVLPIFPETAEQAGALGGEHGVDGFEYYCTPRGAHERSAKFFVWESVDKMAAFDAFYAVPLIGDRPLLQIVGTRAVTSWMAIDIHQRATGPKELHWLEGASHVDLYDKKEYVDPAVAKLTDFFTAGLGAAN from the coding sequence ATGGCCAGGACCAGTGTCACCTTCGACAGCGCCGGCATCGAGATCGCCGGTCACCTCTACACCCCTGACAGCCCGGCGTCGGGCCCGCGGCCCGCGGTCGTGGTCGGTCACCCCGGCAGCGGGGTCAAGGAGCAGGCGGCCGGCCTGTACGCGAGCCGGCTGGCCGAGCAGGGCTTCGTCGCGCTCGCCTTCGACTCCGCCTTCCAGGGCGAGTCCGGCGGTCTGCCGCGCGGTCTGGAGGACCCCGCGCACCGCGTCGAGGACCTCAAGGCCGCCGTCTCCTTCCTCACGACACGCGACGAGGTCGACGCCGACCGCATCGGCGCCCTGGGCATCTGCGCCTCCGGCGGCTACGTGCTGACTGCCACCGGAAGTGACCACCGGATCAAGGCGGTGGCCACCGTCAGCGGCGTCGACATCGCCCGCCAGTTCCGCCTCGGCGCCGACGGCACCCAGGACCCCGCTGTCTTCCAGGGCATGCTGGACGCCGCCGCCCAGGCCCGTACCGCGGCCGCCCGCGGCGCGGAGCCGGCGGTTCTGCCGATCTTCCCGGAGACGGCCGAGCAGGCCGGCGCGCTCGGCGGCGAGCACGGCGTCGACGGCTTCGAGTACTACTGCACGCCCCGCGGGGCGCACGAGCGCTCCGCGAAGTTCTTCGTCTGGGAGAGCGTCGACAAGATGGCCGCGTTCGACGCCTTCTACGCCGTCCCGCTGATCGGCGACCGTCCCCTGCTGCAGATCGTCGGCACCCGCGCGGTCACCTCGTGGATGGCCATCGACATCCATCAGCGGGCCACCGGCCCGAAGGAACTGCACTGGCTCGAGGGCGCGAGCCACGTCGACCTCTACGACAAGAAGGAGTACGTCGACCCGGCCGTCGCCAAGCTCACCGACTTCTTCACCGCAGGACTGGGCGCCGCGAACTGA
- a CDS encoding helix-turn-helix domain-containing protein: protein MKQTPDSHLGSFLRARRAQLTPQECGLPEADSPRRGAGLRREEVARLASISVDYYTRLEQGRVRASAPVLTTLVRALRLDDDQKTYMYELAGRSGLRPRRRRAAQQLRPPMRRLLDQLTETPALVLGRRLDILAWNPAATALYTDFAALPADRRNYVSLLFTDPMIRELHLAWEHDAREAVAALRMEAATDPDDPELARLVGTLTIRDPDFRTWWAEHRVNDAGYGTKHYRHRLVGDLTLDCDTWTSPDGSGQRLMALTAETGTPSHDALRILNSWTAQEPGTERTEDLTR from the coding sequence ATGAAACAGACACCCGACTCCCACCTCGGCTCCTTTCTACGGGCCCGTCGGGCGCAGCTGACGCCACAGGAGTGCGGTCTGCCCGAGGCGGACTCCCCGCGCAGGGGCGCCGGGCTGCGCCGCGAGGAGGTCGCCCGGCTCGCCTCGATCAGCGTGGACTACTACACCCGGCTCGAACAGGGCCGGGTCCGGGCCTCCGCCCCCGTACTGACCACCCTGGTCCGCGCCCTGCGCCTCGACGACGACCAGAAGACCTACATGTACGAGCTCGCGGGCAGGAGCGGCCTACGCCCGCGCCGCCGCCGGGCCGCTCAGCAGCTGCGGCCCCCGATGCGCCGCCTGCTGGACCAGCTCACCGAGACACCCGCGCTCGTCCTCGGCCGACGCCTGGACATCTTGGCCTGGAACCCGGCAGCCACCGCCCTCTACACCGACTTCGCGGCGCTCCCCGCCGACCGCCGCAACTACGTGAGCCTGCTGTTCACCGACCCGATGATCCGGGAACTGCACCTCGCCTGGGAGCACGACGCCCGGGAGGCCGTCGCCGCCCTGCGCATGGAGGCCGCCACCGACCCCGACGACCCGGAACTCGCCCGCCTCGTCGGCACCCTGACCATCCGCGACCCGGACTTTCGCACCTGGTGGGCCGAACACCGCGTGAACGACGCCGGATACGGGACCAAGCACTACCGTCACCGCCTGGTCGGCGACCTCACCCTCGACTGCGACACCTGGACCAGCCCGGACGGCTCCGGACAGCGGCTGATGGCCCTCACCGCCGAGACCGGCACCCCCTCCCACGACGCCCTGCGCATCCTCAACTCCTGGACCGCGCAGGAGCCCGGCACGGAACGAACCGAGGACCTGACCCGATGA
- a CDS encoding DUF2255 family protein, producing MNTWTPQERTLFTETYSLVLTAGDGERPGVEIGMVLVNGELYVRAYRGVGSRWYRAAREHGHGRIRLGSVTRDVLLTTHGLELPAGLDTAFRDKYGPVADALVASPHARAATIRIDPV from the coding sequence ATGAACACCTGGACACCGCAGGAGCGGACCCTGTTCACCGAGACCTACTCCCTGGTCCTGACCGCCGGGGACGGTGAGCGCCCCGGCGTGGAGATCGGCATGGTGCTCGTGAACGGCGAGCTGTACGTCCGCGCCTACCGGGGCGTTGGCTCCCGCTGGTACCGAGCGGCCCGGGAACACGGGCACGGCCGGATCCGGCTGGGCTCCGTGACCCGCGACGTCCTCCTGACGACGCACGGCCTCGAACTGCCTGCCGGACTCGACACCGCCTTCCGAGACAAGTACGGCCCGGTGGCGGACGCCCTCGTCGCCAGCCCGCACGCTCGTGCCGCGACGATCCGGATCGATCCTGTGTGA
- a CDS encoding Bax inhibitor-1/YccA family protein, producing the protein MRTSNPIFSRWGASPDPEQAHAQAPRPVGATVGGRPADDYLANPYAPGPDTSAGSTRNAITMDDVIVRTGTTLGIVALTAVLSWLLLPVDEANLGRSYGLATGAALVAFVLSMIQSFRRTPSPALILGYAAFEGVFLGVLSSTVSTYLSPGVVVQAVLGTFAVSAAVLLAYRMRWIRVDRRFAGFVASAATGFLLLLAADLLFTAFGAGNGLGFHSGGLGILFGVIGIVLGAAFLALDFKQVEDAIAYGAPREEAWLAAFGLVTTLVWIYLEVLRVLTIFNTDNYN; encoded by the coding sequence GTGAGGACCAGCAACCCCATCTTTTCCCGCTGGGGCGCCAGCCCTGACCCGGAGCAGGCCCACGCCCAGGCGCCCCGGCCGGTGGGTGCCACGGTCGGTGGCCGGCCGGCGGACGACTACCTGGCCAACCCCTACGCCCCCGGTCCCGACACATCGGCGGGGAGCACCCGGAACGCCATCACGATGGACGACGTCATCGTCCGCACCGGAACGACACTCGGCATCGTGGCCCTGACCGCCGTACTCTCCTGGCTGCTGCTGCCCGTCGACGAGGCGAACCTCGGCCGCTCCTACGGCCTCGCCACGGGTGCCGCTCTCGTCGCCTTCGTCCTCTCGATGATCCAGTCCTTCAGGCGGACGCCGTCCCCGGCGCTGATCCTCGGCTATGCGGCGTTCGAGGGTGTGTTCCTCGGTGTGCTCTCCAGCACGGTCTCGACGTACCTTTCCCCCGGCGTGGTCGTCCAGGCGGTGCTCGGCACCTTCGCGGTCTCCGCCGCCGTACTCCTCGCGTACCGGATGCGCTGGATCCGCGTCGACCGGCGGTTCGCCGGGTTCGTGGCCTCGGCCGCGACCGGTTTCCTGCTGCTGCTCGCCGCCGATCTCCTCTTCACGGCCTTCGGCGCGGGCAACGGCCTCGGCTTCCACAGCGGCGGCCTCGGCATCCTCTTCGGTGTCATCGGCATCGTGCTCGGCGCGGCCTTCCTTGCCCTCGACTTCAAGCAGGTCGAGGACGCGATCGCCTACGGCGCCCCGCGCGAGGAGGCATGGCTGGCCGCCTTCGGCCTCGTCACGACGCTGGTGTGGATCTACCTGGAGGTGCTGCGCGTGCTGACCATCTTCAACACCGACAACTACAACTGA
- a CDS encoding cytochrome P450 family protein, translating into MSPHEQCPYQDGRVDLGPAFKADAPARYARLRELGPIHPAEFHLGLKGWVVVGHDLAREALTHPALLKDATPAAKDLAAAGYVLHKPSVGLGAQMMEADPPEHTRLRRLASAAFTPRRTAELAPRIEQIAHELIDAMAPAGETDLVEAFNAPLPATVIAELLGIPEEHHADFRRWSSHALQVASPEHRPALAGLHALLAGLIANKRRAPEGDLLSALVAVRDEQNGRLTEEELVGTAMMLIVAGHESTVNLLGNAVLALLQHPGQLRLLRERPGLMPDAVEEFLRYDTSVERSTSRYAAQDIELGGVRIPRGGMVVVALGSAGHDAPQAGGGDPAVLDVTRPGARHLAFGHGIHHCLGAPLARLETTIALRTLLSRMPELELATPADSLKWIGSGIIRGVLSLPVRYRVA; encoded by the coding sequence ATGAGCCCTCACGAGCAGTGTCCGTATCAGGACGGCAGGGTGGACCTGGGTCCGGCCTTCAAGGCGGACGCCCCCGCCCGGTACGCCCGGCTGCGGGAACTGGGCCCCATCCACCCGGCCGAGTTCCACCTCGGGCTGAAGGGCTGGGTGGTCGTCGGCCATGACCTGGCCCGGGAGGCGCTGACCCATCCCGCCCTGCTCAAGGACGCCACGCCCGCCGCAAAGGACCTGGCCGCCGCCGGTTACGTCCTGCACAAGCCCTCGGTCGGGCTCGGCGCGCAGATGATGGAGGCCGATCCGCCCGAGCACACGCGGCTGCGCCGGCTGGCCTCGGCCGCCTTCACCCCGCGCCGCACGGCCGAACTGGCGCCGCGCATCGAGCAGATCGCCCACGAGCTGATCGACGCCATGGCGCCCGCCGGCGAGACCGACCTCGTCGAGGCGTTCAACGCCCCGCTGCCCGCCACCGTCATCGCCGAACTCCTCGGTATCCCCGAGGAGCACCACGCGGACTTCCGCCGCTGGTCGAGCCACGCCCTCCAGGTCGCCTCGCCCGAGCACCGCCCGGCACTGGCCGGTCTGCACGCACTGCTGGCCGGCCTGATCGCCAACAAGCGGCGCGCCCCGGAAGGCGACCTGCTGTCCGCCCTGGTCGCCGTACGCGACGAGCAGAACGGCCGGCTCACCGAGGAGGAGCTGGTGGGCACGGCCATGATGCTCATCGTCGCGGGTCACGAGAGCACCGTGAACCTGCTGGGCAACGCCGTGCTGGCCCTGCTGCAACACCCCGGCCAGCTGCGGCTGTTGCGTGAGCGGCCCGGGCTGATGCCCGACGCGGTGGAGGAGTTCCTGCGCTACGACACCTCCGTCGAGCGCTCCACCAGCCGCTACGCGGCCCAGGACATCGAGCTGGGCGGGGTGCGCATCCCCCGGGGCGGCATGGTCGTCGTCGCGCTCGGATCGGCCGGGCACGACGCCCCGCAGGCCGGGGGCGGCGATCCCGCCGTGCTCGACGTGACCCGGCCCGGCGCCCGCCATCTGGCCTTCGGGCACGGCATCCACCACTGCCTGGGCGCCCCGCTCGCCCGGCTGGAGACCACGATCGCCCTGCGCACCCTGCTCTCCCGCATGCCCGAACTCGAACTCGCCACGCCGGCCGACTCCTTGAAGTGGATCGGCTCCGGCATCATCCGCGGCGTGCTGTCCCTTCCGGTGCGCTACCGCGTCGCCTGA
- a CDS encoding YbaB/EbfC family nucleoid-associated protein, with the protein MNTPPGSRLEKALADFAEQHGTLARAREQMRALSVTARSRDGVVEVTVDADGRAAGIGFVDKRFREMLAPQLGDSVLEALTTARAEVAARATAVMMAANLRLPRCAEPAHRDEPVSPDTVPDTPSVCWRRLVGEARAVVSGLASVREPGVLKADSAVGTWEATAGFLETSRSRSQGPLWGHSRPGARSTSAHAPLPAELRDAVMALRESVCDAVRDSRPPSVCGYVGALERPGRKAESAEGTLRPGCRQVCSEPDTSAHLDS; encoded by the coding sequence ATGAACACGCCACCGGGAAGCCGTCTGGAGAAAGCCCTTGCCGACTTCGCCGAGCAGCATGGAACCCTGGCCAGGGCTCGGGAACAGATGAGGGCGCTGTCGGTGACGGCGCGTTCCAGGGACGGCGTCGTGGAGGTCACCGTGGATGCCGACGGCCGCGCCGCCGGCATCGGCTTCGTCGACAAGCGGTTCCGGGAGATGCTGGCCCCGCAGCTCGGCGACAGCGTCCTGGAAGCCCTGACGACGGCCCGCGCCGAGGTCGCGGCCCGCGCCACTGCCGTGATGATGGCCGCGAACCTCCGGCTGCCGCGGTGCGCGGAGCCCGCGCACCGGGACGAACCGGTCTCGCCCGACACAGTCCCCGACACCCCGTCGGTGTGCTGGCGCCGGCTGGTGGGCGAAGCCCGCGCGGTGGTCTCCGGCCTCGCCTCCGTGCGGGAGCCCGGCGTGTTGAAGGCCGACAGCGCGGTGGGCACGTGGGAGGCGACGGCAGGGTTCCTGGAGACATCGAGGTCGCGGTCGCAGGGCCCGCTCTGGGGCCACAGCCGTCCCGGTGCGCGGTCCACCTCGGCGCACGCTCCCCTGCCGGCGGAGTTGCGGGACGCCGTCATGGCGCTGCGGGAGTCCGTGTGCGACGCCGTGCGCGACTCCCGCCCTCCCTCGGTGTGCGGGTACGTGGGCGCGCTGGAACGGCCGGGGAGGAAGGCGGAGTCGGCTGAAGGCACCCTGCGGCCCGGATGCCGCCAGGTGTGTTCAGAACCGGACACAAGTGCACACCTGGACTCCTGA
- a CDS encoding 6-pyruvoyl trahydropterin synthase family protein, whose amino-acid sequence MFSITVRDHMMVAHSFRGEIFGPAQRLHGATFVVDATFRRPELDDDNIVVDIGLATSELGKVIGGFNYRNLDDEEQFDQINTSTEYVAKVIADRLVAAIHAGTLGEGAQGIREVAVTLHESHIAWASYERGV is encoded by the coding sequence TTGTTCAGTATCACCGTACGTGACCACATGATGGTCGCCCACAGCTTCCGCGGCGAGATCTTCGGTCCCGCCCAGCGGCTGCACGGCGCGACGTTCGTGGTGGACGCGACCTTCCGGCGACCCGAGCTGGACGACGACAACATCGTCGTCGACATCGGTCTGGCCACTTCAGAACTCGGCAAGGTGATCGGAGGGTTCAACTACCGCAACCTCGACGACGAGGAGCAGTTCGACCAGATCAACACCTCGACGGAGTATGTGGCCAAGGTGATCGCCGACCGGCTGGTCGCGGCGATCCACGCGGGGACGCTCGGCGAGGGCGCCCAGGGCATCCGCGAGGTGGCCGTGACACTGCACGAGTCGCACATCGCCTGGGCCAGTTACGAACGCGGCGTCTGA
- a CDS encoding sigma-70 family RNA polymerase sigma factor: MSRSDLLGTIMREHRDGLVSYAEKMLGDRGLAEDIVQETIIRAWRNIDRLLGMEGSVRGWLFTVTRHLVIDWVRRPHARREVVGVSYSDPVLGTDGTDAVHDVLVAKPLLRQLSPEHRAVLVHIYLCDRSIQETAGILGVPAGTVKSRQHNALRKLRSAARPEAA; this comes from the coding sequence ATGTCCCGATCTGATCTGCTCGGCACGATCATGAGGGAACACCGGGACGGTCTCGTCTCGTACGCCGAGAAGATGCTGGGTGACCGCGGACTCGCCGAGGACATCGTCCAGGAGACCATCATCCGGGCCTGGCGGAACATCGACCGGCTGCTCGGGATGGAGGGGTCGGTCCGGGGCTGGCTCTTCACCGTGACCCGGCATCTGGTCATCGACTGGGTGCGCAGGCCCCACGCACGTCGGGAGGTCGTCGGAGTCAGCTACAGCGACCCCGTCCTGGGCACCGACGGCACCGATGCGGTGCACGACGTTCTGGTGGCCAAGCCCCTGCTGCGCCAGCTGTCTCCCGAACACCGCGCCGTGCTGGTCCACATCTACCTGTGCGACCGCAGCATCCAGGAAACCGCCGGCATCCTCGGAGTGCCGGCCGGTACCGTCAAGAGCCGCCAGCACAACGCCCTGCGCAAACTGCGGAGCGCGGCTCGGCCGGAGGCGGCCTAG
- a CDS encoding AfsR/SARP family transcriptional regulator: MRNSEASREMDATVRYSILGTVRAIRGNTEIDLGPPKRLALLALLLLRAPGPLTLSEAVDILWDDEPPTSAVNVVHRHIGALRRTLEPDLRSRTNGEHLVRAAGGYRLLVDTSTSDLLRFRDLRAQAQLAVKGGAPAQAAQDFVEALRLWRGPVVAAGTSVARHPVFTSVGHEFVATVKEAADAVLTAAPALTEEVLAVLRHAVDSHPFDEALHSRLIGALAVTGRQAEALRQFENIRGALAEELGVEPGPELRAAQQHLLQRRVPRDPVAAASRAREADGPAQLPADCVSFAGRQQALDQCLELLPLEGESRPPTMTAAICGMAGVGKTTLAVHWGHMVADHFPDGQIYVDLQGHHTSRSPLDPAEAITEVLGALGVKSDRSHSSAAALAAAYRSALSGRRLLLVLDDAVDCEQVRPLLPATPGCLAVVTSRRQMEGLAVTDNARIITLEPMTREEGLELLDRRLGTGRIRAEYAAAMEIVELCGGLPLALAVAATRTLLQPHFPLASLAARLKDTDDCLDALSGRDARTNTRSSFHSSYDALGSSAARLFRLLSLHPSRDITVQAAASLAGTDLRRTRQDVAELMDRCLLVELAAGRYTCHELLRTYARELSSLLDSQTVRSEAVARMFEHYLYSADAATALLAPHRSTVILPPPRPGVRPQWFAGRTDAAEWIVAEQYLLPELVRSISSHHPRGEAFRRQLTSALETCLDSTRF, translated from the coding sequence ATGAGAAACAGCGAGGCCAGCCGCGAGATGGACGCGACAGTGCGCTACTCAATCCTCGGAACCGTACGTGCCATTCGCGGGAACACCGAGATCGATCTGGGCCCCCCAAAGCGGCTCGCCCTGCTCGCCCTGCTGCTCCTGCGCGCGCCCGGGCCGCTCACCCTGAGCGAAGCGGTGGACATCCTGTGGGACGACGAACCGCCGACCAGCGCCGTCAACGTGGTGCACCGGCACATCGGCGCGCTGCGCAGGACACTCGAACCGGATCTGCGCAGCCGGACCAACGGGGAACACCTCGTCCGCGCCGCCGGCGGATACCGCCTGCTGGTCGACACCTCGACCTCGGACCTGCTGCGCTTTCGTGACCTGCGCGCCCAGGCTCAGCTCGCGGTCAAGGGGGGTGCCCCGGCCCAGGCCGCGCAGGACTTCGTCGAAGCCCTCCGGCTGTGGCGCGGTCCTGTCGTCGCCGCCGGCACCTCGGTGGCCCGGCACCCGGTCTTCACCTCGGTCGGCCACGAGTTCGTCGCGACGGTGAAGGAAGCCGCCGACGCCGTCCTGACCGCGGCTCCCGCGTTGACGGAGGAGGTACTGGCGGTACTGCGGCACGCCGTGGACAGCCACCCCTTCGACGAGGCCCTGCACTCCCGGTTAATCGGCGCGCTCGCCGTTACCGGCCGACAGGCCGAAGCCCTGCGGCAGTTCGAGAACATCCGCGGCGCGCTCGCCGAGGAGCTGGGCGTCGAGCCCGGTCCCGAACTGCGCGCCGCCCAGCAGCACCTGCTCCAGCGCAGGGTGCCCCGGGACCCGGTCGCTGCGGCGTCCCGTGCCAGGGAGGCCGACGGGCCCGCGCAACTGCCCGCGGACTGCGTCTCCTTCGCCGGCCGTCAGCAGGCGCTGGACCAGTGCCTGGAGTTGCTGCCGCTGGAAGGGGAGAGCCGGCCGCCCACGATGACCGCGGCCATCTGCGGGATGGCGGGCGTCGGCAAGACGACGCTGGCCGTGCACTGGGGCCACATGGTCGCCGACCACTTCCCCGACGGACAGATCTACGTCGACCTCCAGGGCCACCACACCTCCCGTTCCCCTCTCGACCCGGCCGAGGCCATCACCGAGGTGCTCGGCGCGCTGGGTGTGAAGAGCGACCGTTCGCACTCGAGTGCCGCAGCGCTCGCCGCGGCCTACCGCAGCGCGCTGAGCGGGCGTCGGCTGCTGCTTGTCCTGGACGACGCGGTGGACTGCGAACAGGTACGTCCCCTGCTGCCCGCCACGCCGGGCTGTCTTGCCGTCGTCACGAGCCGACGGCAGATGGAAGGACTGGCCGTCACGGACAACGCCCGGATCATCACGCTGGAGCCCATGACCCGCGAGGAGGGGCTCGAGCTGCTCGACCGGCGCCTGGGCACCGGCCGGATCAGAGCCGAGTACGCCGCCGCGATGGAGATCGTGGAGCTGTGCGGCGGGCTGCCGCTGGCGCTGGCGGTCGCCGCCACCCGGACACTGCTGCAGCCCCACTTCCCCCTGGCCTCGCTCGCGGCCAGGCTCAAGGACACCGACGACTGTCTCGACGCCCTGTCCGGCCGCGACGCCCGCACCAATACCCGCAGTTCGTTCCACAGTTCCTACGACGCGCTGGGCAGCAGCGCCGCACGGCTGTTCCGGCTGCTCAGCCTGCACCCCTCGCGTGACATCACCGTGCAGGCCGCCGCCAGCCTGGCCGGCACGGACCTGCGCAGGACCCGGCAGGACGTGGCCGAGCTGATGGACCGCTGTCTGCTCGTCGAACTGGCCGCGGGCAGGTACACGTGTCATGAACTGCTGCGCACCTACGCGCGGGAGCTGAGTTCGCTCCTCGATTCGCAGACCGTACGGTCCGAGGCAGTTGCCCGGATGTTCGAGCACTATCTGTACAGCGCCGACGCCGCCACCGCGCTGCTCGCGCCGCACCGGTCCACCGTGATCCTGCCGCCGCCCAGGCCGGGTGTGCGGCCCCAGTGGTTCGCCGGACGCACGGACGCCGCCGAGTGGATCGTCGCCGAGCAGTACCTGCTGCCGGAACTCGTCCGCTCCATCAGCAGCCACCATCCCCGAGGCGAGGCGTTCCGGCGTCAGCTGACCTCGGCGCTGGAGACGTGCCTGGACTCGACCCGCTTCTGA
- a CDS encoding class I SAM-dependent methyltransferase, giving the protein MSASPESATPASDLVLRLGENPVAVLEAAVWAMAAIVSVQRQALSEPLADVLLRDPQRTAVLESVGLVRRGPDGYVVHPSLGQVDVATAHSAVEAKLSSLRQAVSAAASDAVGTPEGGWGAQSDEVLLSQGRASAATGRALAGKVVPRLAGCAERLAAEGSRVLDVGTGVGALALALAESLPRVRVEGIDVLERALALGRAELAAADPAVAARVSLRHKDVVDVSEKEAYQLVWLPAPFLSQEALRAALPRLAEALAPGAWLVAGTNPVAEDALLRSVGRWTAVRGGGNSFDTARMTEEFEALGLVETNTFPTVPGGPVLVAARRPQR; this is encoded by the coding sequence ATGTCCGCATCGCCCGAATCCGCCACACCTGCCTCGGATCTTGTTCTGCGGCTCGGTGAGAACCCGGTGGCCGTTCTGGAAGCCGCCGTGTGGGCGATGGCCGCGATCGTGAGCGTCCAGCGGCAGGCCTTGTCGGAGCCCCTTGCGGACGTGCTCCTGCGTGACCCGCAGCGCACCGCGGTCCTGGAGAGCGTGGGTCTGGTCCGCCGGGGCCCCGACGGGTACGTCGTGCACCCCTCGCTCGGGCAGGTGGACGTGGCGACGGCACACAGTGCGGTGGAGGCGAAGCTCAGCTCGCTGCGGCAGGCCGTCTCCGCCGCCGCTTCCGACGCGGTGGGCACGCCGGAGGGCGGCTGGGGCGCGCAGAGCGATGAGGTGCTGCTCAGCCAGGGGCGGGCTTCCGCGGCGACCGGCCGTGCGCTCGCCGGGAAGGTCGTGCCGCGGCTCGCCGGGTGTGCCGAGCGGCTGGCGGCCGAGGGCAGTCGTGTCCTCGACGTGGGTACCGGTGTCGGCGCGCTGGCCCTGGCGCTGGCCGAAAGTCTTCCTCGGGTGCGGGTGGAGGGTATCGACGTGCTGGAGCGGGCGCTGGCTCTGGGGCGGGCAGAGCTGGCCGCTGCGGATCCGGCGGTGGCCGCCCGGGTGTCCCTGCGCCACAAGGACGTGGTGGACGTGTCGGAGAAGGAGGCCTATCAGTTGGTCTGGCTGCCGGCGCCGTTCCTGTCGCAGGAGGCGCTGCGAGCGGCTCTGCCCCGTCTCGCCGAGGCGCTGGCGCCCGGGGCGTGGCTGGTGGCCGGGACCAACCCGGTCGCCGAGGACGCGCTGCTCCGCTCCGTGGGCCGGTGGACCGCGGTGCGTGGCGGCGGCAACTCCTTCGACACGGCGCGTATGACTGAGGAGTTCGAAGCACTCGGACTGGTCGAGACGAACACCTTCCCGACCGTTCCGGGCGGTCCCGTCCTCGTCGCGGCCCGGCGCCCCCAGCGCTGA
- a CDS encoding SsgA family sporulation/cell division regulator produces MSGNRPEAQARRTGPYDSPELILDIERVLDVSARQPIRAEFRFDPESPLIVCVEFLIKGGPRVMWRIGRDLLRQGLYSVSGFSDVRIWPSHPEDRATVLLQLASRDMAALFELPVPPLAEWLAYTYELVPAGQELSEIDWDVATAALLQGPSTQSD; encoded by the coding sequence ATGAGCGGCAACCGACCCGAGGCACAGGCCCGAAGGACAGGGCCGTACGACAGCCCTGAACTGATCTTGGACATCGAGCGCGTGCTGGACGTCTCCGCCCGGCAGCCCATCAGGGCGGAGTTCCGGTTCGACCCGGAGTCGCCCCTGATCGTGTGCGTGGAGTTCCTCATCAAGGGCGGCCCGCGAGTCATGTGGCGGATCGGCCGCGACCTCCTGCGACAGGGGCTGTACTCGGTGAGCGGCTTCAGTGACGTCCGGATCTGGCCGTCGCACCCCGAGGACCGGGCCACCGTGCTGCTCCAACTGGCCTCCCGGGACATGGCGGCCCTGTTCGAACTGCCCGTGCCTCCACTGGCGGAGTGGCTGGCGTACACCTACGAGCTGGTCCCCGCCGGTCAAGAGCTTTCCGAGATCGACTGGGACGTCGCCACCGCGGCCCTGCTCCAGGGGCCCAGCACGCAGTCCGACTGA
- a CDS encoding carboxymuconolactone decarboxylase family protein, producing the protein MPRLPDPDPASFPAEIRAFLASLPPDSMVRMLSHSAGTVKPFVQLAKAQFTGLELPARSRELVILTVAEYTGSTFVAAQHNPMSQTAGVDERTRQLIRARQIDSPELSPSDRALLRFTAEVVQCPRVPDELFETARAFLTDRELVEVLQVVGYYWSFGRISTVLDVEVTKVYGDESVLDTPSH; encoded by the coding sequence ATGCCCCGCCTGCCCGATCCGGACCCCGCGTCGTTCCCGGCCGAGATCCGCGCATTCCTCGCCTCCCTGCCGCCCGACTCCATGGTCAGGATGCTGTCCCATTCGGCCGGGACGGTGAAGCCCTTCGTGCAGCTCGCCAAAGCGCAGTTCACCGGGCTGGAACTGCCGGCTCGTTCACGTGAACTGGTGATCCTCACCGTCGCCGAGTACACCGGCAGTACGTTCGTCGCCGCCCAGCACAATCCCATGTCGCAGACGGCCGGGGTCGACGAGCGGACCCGGCAGCTCATCCGCGCCAGGCAGATCGACAGCCCCGAACTCTCGCCTTCCGACCGCGCCCTGCTCCGCTTCACGGCCGAGGTGGTGCAGTGCCCTCGTGTCCCTGACGAGCTGTTCGAGACGGCGCGCGCGTTCCTCACCGACCGCGAGCTGGTCGAGGTGCTCCAAGTGGTCGGCTACTACTGGTCGTTCGGCCGGATCTCCACCGTTCTGGACGTCGAGGTGACCAAGGTCTACGGCGACGAATCCGTACTGGACACGCCGTCACATTAG
- a CDS encoding nuclear transport factor 2 family protein, whose product MPHARISEALRALVFEPDPDEELHQVLDRYYAPDYTHRSDGETLSREQFADMVARVRSQVTKGSVTVLDELRDGFTYAERHVFHITLENGSTQSREIAIFGTFAEDGRFRNLSETGFDVDVDATR is encoded by the coding sequence ATGCCTCACGCCCGTATCAGCGAAGCCCTTCGGGCTCTGGTCTTCGAGCCCGACCCCGACGAGGAGCTGCATCAGGTCCTCGACCGGTACTACGCCCCCGACTACACCCACCGCAGCGACGGAGAAACCCTGAGCCGCGAACAGTTCGCGGACATGGTCGCGCGCGTCCGGAGCCAGGTCACCAAGGGCTCGGTGACCGTGCTTGACGAACTGCGTGACGGGTTCACCTACGCCGAGCGGCACGTCTTCCACATCACCCTGGAGAACGGCTCCACCCAGAGCCGGGAGATCGCGATCTTCGGCACCTTCGCCGAGGACGGCCGTTTCCGGAACCTGAGCGAGACCGGCTTCGACGTCGACGTGGACGCGACCCGCTGA